CGTCACCGCCTCGGGGGTCGAGAGCGAGGATGACACGATCTCGCCCACCTTCGGACGCAGCAACGACGAGCCGCGCGGCGGCGAGCGCGGCCGCTACGTCGTGATCGCCGACATGAAGTCGGGTTCGATCTCCGGCCTGGAGGAAGAGATCTTCAACATGGGTCCGGCGTATTCGCTGATGCCGCAGGCCTGGCTCCTGATCAGCGAGATGGGCATCAATGTGATTCGCAACGCGCTGGTGCAAAAACTCGGCAAGCTCGACATGTTGTTCATCGTCGACTCGACGCACAACAAGGCGGCCTGGTTCAACTTCGGACCGGAAGCCGACACCCGCATCCGCCGGGTCTGGACGGCGCAGCACGAGCCGATCGCGAAGGTCGGATAGCGCCGCGCAGGCGTGGATTATCCCAGCAGCCGCATTTCCTTCGCGAAGCGCTGGTGGTTGTGCACATAGCCGGCTGCCGACATCTTCAGCCCCGCCAGCTCCATATCGTTCAGCTTGCGCGCCACCCGCGCGGGCGCGCCAAGGACCATTGTGCCGTCCTCGAACTGCTTGCCCTCGGTCACCAGGGAATTGGCACCCACGAGGCAGTTCTTCCCGATCCGGCTGCGGTTGAGCAGCGTCGAGCCCATCCCGACCAGCGAGCCGTCCTCGACCGTCGTCGAATGCAGGATCACCCGATGTCCGACCGTGCAGTTCGCACCGACCGTCACGGGCTGGCCGGGATCGACATGGATGACGCTGAGATCCTGGATGTTGGAATTCTCGCCGATGGTGATCCAGTCATTATCGCCCCGCAACACGCAACCCCACCATACGCTTGCGCCTTTGAGCAGCCGGACCTTGCCGATCAGAACGGCATTGGGCGCGACCCAATATTCGCCGTCGGGCGGCAGTTCCGGCGTCGCGTCGTCGAGGGCATAGATCGGCATGGCGTATCCAGAAGAATGTGCGGCGCCATTGTGACAGGCCTGTTTTGCGAAGGCGAGGGTTCACGGGCATAGTATCGTCATGGCGACTCTGTCGAAGTCTCATCTCCCCGCGCTGAACAGCGAACTGGCCCATACCATCGTGGAAGACGCGATCCGGAGCTATTTCCGCAAGCGCCGCTCCCGGGTGCCGGAGTTCGTCGACCGTACCTTTACCCTGCGCGGTGCGCTCGAAACCCATCGCCACGCGCTGGGACATGATCTGTGGCGGGCACCGCTCAATGCCGCACTGGCCGGGCCGCAGATCGGGCTGAATGCCGCCGCCGGCCTGCTCAAGCTGGCCGGGCGGAAGGAAACGGCCGAACGCCTGCGCGCCCGCGAGCTCTTCTTCCGCACCACGGTCACCGACGAGGTGGAACGCCGGCTGATCGTCGACCTCCTGGAACTCCCCTACACCGGGAACGGCAAGGTATCGTTCCATGACGCGCTCGCGGTCGAGATCCTCAGCGATCGCCGCCTCGACGGCGCGCTGGGGGCGCTGAACGGTCCATGGGGCGAGACGCAGCGCCTGCGGATGGACGAGAAACTGGCGCAG
The nucleotide sequence above comes from Rhizomicrobium sp.. Encoded proteins:
- a CDS encoding DUF4339 domain-containing protein, with translation MTDTWTISVSGHTYGPYSLQQMQSFVAEGRLAAHSLAAPTGETQFRPAGSFPELLRLFAPAPTAGPTPSATGKFVTASGVESEDDTISPTFGRSNDEPRGGERGRYVVIADMKSGSISGLEEEIFNMGPAYSLMPQAWLLISEMGINVIRNALVQKLGKLDMLFIVDSTHNKAAWFNFGPEADTRIRRVWTAQHEPIAKVG
- a CDS encoding gamma carbonic anhydrase family protein, translating into MPIYALDDATPELPPDGEYWVAPNAVLIGKVRLLKGASVWWGCVLRGDNDWITIGENSNIQDLSVIHVDPGQPVTVGANCTVGHRVILHSTTVEDGSLVGMGSTLLNRSRIGKNCLVGANSLVTEGKQFEDGTMVLGAPARVARKLNDMELAGLKMSAAGYVHNHQRFAKEMRLLG
- a CDS encoding DUF6635 family protein, which produces MATLSKSHLPALNSELAHTIVEDAIRSYFRKRRSRVPEFVDRTFTLRGALETHRHALGHDLWRAPLNAALAGPQIGLNAAAGLLKLAGRKETAERLRARELFFRTTVTDEVERRLIVDLLELPYTGNGKVSFHDALAVEILSDRRLDGALGALNGPWGETQRLRMDEKLAQQVAIYLNARGAAGEVVSAGVTMAAGGAFLHQMTPGFLTLGPALAQSLGAKIGGFAAFTVTGAVLAASATAAAFAGVVTDPIQSALGIHHRRLIALLDTLETAFLGGDARLHIPEQYAARLIDLVDAIVSIAGHMRA